From Nerophis lumbriciformis linkage group LG11, RoL_Nlum_v2.1, whole genome shotgun sequence, one genomic window encodes:
- the LOC133610082 gene encoding tumor necrosis factor receptor superfamily member 13B isoform X2: MGAACPAGQYWDSLVKTCLPCNIMCQQPLVVTRCTDYCDCTTLPGHYYDALLKKCVTCSDVCGRHPTQCHQHCEALSVPVTSKNVLVRVPSHLPNPSGLSVEDSSVLVYSLMALCMGLLLASLSVALAIFLRRSKARRSTDQERVNKACQGVAERGPRDCVARLSGAADGTRPTETSVCVHCFPDFTAVDDERLHRDPLTHDVLNHTRIQHQRPLWTADRSHTPTLEVQGGAMVG; this comes from the exons ATGGGAGCTGCTTGCCCTGCAGGCCAGTACTGGGATAGCTTGGTTAAAACATGTCTTCCCTGCAACATAATGTGTCAGCAACCACTGGTCGTTACCAGATGCACCGACTACTGTG ATTGTACGACACTGCCTGGACATTACTATGATGCACTTCTGAAGAAATGTGTGACGTGTTCTGATGTTTGTGGCAGACATCCAACACAATGCCACCAACACTGTGAAG CTTTATCTGTTCCAGTTACCTCAAAAAATGTCCTGGTTAGAGTTCCTTCACACCTCCCGAATCCCAGTGGGCTCTCGGTGGAAGACTCCAGCGTCCTGGTCTACTCCCTAATGGCCCTCTGCATGGGGCTGCTGCTGGCCAGCCTGTCTGTTGCCTTGGCCATTTTCCTGAGAAGAAGCAAAGCCAGAAGGAGCACCGACCAAGAGCGTGTCAACAAGGCGTGCCAGGGCGTCGCTGAGCGAGGACCTAGAG ATTGTGTCGCACGCCTTAGTGGAGCTGCAGATGGGACCAGACCTACTGAGACGTCTGTTTGTGTCCACTGCTTCCCCGATTTCACGGCAGTCGACGACGAGAGGCTTCACAGAGACCCTCTGACGCACGACGTCCTGAACCACACCCGAATTCAACACCAACGTCCTCTGTGGACTGCAGACAGGTCTCATACACCCACACTGGAGGTGCAGGGAGGGGCAATGGTGGGGTGA
- the LOC133610082 gene encoding tumor necrosis factor receptor superfamily member 13B isoform X3, giving the protein MGAACPAGQYWDSLVKTCLPCNIMCQQPLVVTRCTDYCALADCTTLPGHYYDALLKKCVTCSDVCGRHPTQCHQHCEVTSKNVLVRVPSHLPNPSGLSVEDSSVLVYSLMALCMGLLLASLSVALAIFLRRSKARRSTDQERVNKACQGVAERGPRDCVARLSGAADGTRPTETSVCVHCFPDFTAVDDERLHRDPLTHDVLNHTRIQHQRPLWTADRSHTPTLEVQGGAMVG; this is encoded by the exons ATGGGAGCTGCTTGCCCTGCAGGCCAGTACTGGGATAGCTTGGTTAAAACATGTCTTCCCTGCAACATAATGTGTCAGCAACCACTGGTCGTTACCAGATGCACCGACTACTGTG CGTTAGCAGATTGTACGACACTGCCTGGACATTACTATGATGCACTTCTGAAGAAATGTGTGACGTGTTCTGATGTTTGTGGCAGACATCCAACACAATGCCACCAACACTGTGAAG TTACCTCAAAAAATGTCCTGGTTAGAGTTCCTTCACACCTCCCGAATCCCAGTGGGCTCTCGGTGGAAGACTCCAGCGTCCTGGTCTACTCCCTAATGGCCCTCTGCATGGGGCTGCTGCTGGCCAGCCTGTCTGTTGCCTTGGCCATTTTCCTGAGAAGAAGCAAAGCCAGAAGGAGCACCGACCAAGAGCGTGTCAACAAGGCGTGCCAGGGCGTCGCTGAGCGAGGACCTAGAG ATTGTGTCGCACGCCTTAGTGGAGCTGCAGATGGGACCAGACCTACTGAGACGTCTGTTTGTGTCCACTGCTTCCCCGATTTCACGGCAGTCGACGACGAGAGGCTTCACAGAGACCCTCTGACGCACGACGTCCTGAACCACACCCGAATTCAACACCAACGTCCTCTGTGGACTGCAGACAGGTCTCATACACCCACACTGGAGGTGCAGGGAGGGGCAATGGTGGGGTGA
- the LOC133610082 gene encoding tumor necrosis factor receptor superfamily member 13B isoform X1, translating to MGAACPAGQYWDSLVKTCLPCNIMCQQPLVVTRCTDYCALADCTTLPGHYYDALLKKCVTCSDVCGRHPTQCHQHCEALSVPVTSKNVLVRVPSHLPNPSGLSVEDSSVLVYSLMALCMGLLLASLSVALAIFLRRSKARRSTDQERVNKACQGVAERGPRDCVARLSGAADGTRPTETSVCVHCFPDFTAVDDERLHRDPLTHDVLNHTRIQHQRPLWTADRSHTPTLEVQGGAMVG from the exons ATGGGAGCTGCTTGCCCTGCAGGCCAGTACTGGGATAGCTTGGTTAAAACATGTCTTCCCTGCAACATAATGTGTCAGCAACCACTGGTCGTTACCAGATGCACCGACTACTGTG CGTTAGCAGATTGTACGACACTGCCTGGACATTACTATGATGCACTTCTGAAGAAATGTGTGACGTGTTCTGATGTTTGTGGCAGACATCCAACACAATGCCACCAACACTGTGAAG CTTTATCTGTTCCAGTTACCTCAAAAAATGTCCTGGTTAGAGTTCCTTCACACCTCCCGAATCCCAGTGGGCTCTCGGTGGAAGACTCCAGCGTCCTGGTCTACTCCCTAATGGCCCTCTGCATGGGGCTGCTGCTGGCCAGCCTGTCTGTTGCCTTGGCCATTTTCCTGAGAAGAAGCAAAGCCAGAAGGAGCACCGACCAAGAGCGTGTCAACAAGGCGTGCCAGGGCGTCGCTGAGCGAGGACCTAGAG ATTGTGTCGCACGCCTTAGTGGAGCTGCAGATGGGACCAGACCTACTGAGACGTCTGTTTGTGTCCACTGCTTCCCCGATTTCACGGCAGTCGACGACGAGAGGCTTCACAGAGACCCTCTGACGCACGACGTCCTGAACCACACCCGAATTCAACACCAACGTCCTCTGTGGACTGCAGACAGGTCTCATACACCCACACTGGAGGTGCAGGGAGGGGCAATGGTGGGGTGA
- the LOC133610082 gene encoding uncharacterized protein isoform X4 yields MGAACPAGQYWDSLVKTCLPCNIMCQQPLVVTRCTDYCVTSKNVLVRVPSHLPNPSGLSVEDSSVLVYSLMALCMGLLLASLSVALAIFLRRSKARRSTDQERVNKACQGVAERGPRDCVARLSGAADGTRPTETSVCVHCFPDFTAVDDERLHRDPLTHDVLNHTRIQHQRPLWTADRSHTPTLEVQGGAMVG; encoded by the exons ATGGGAGCTGCTTGCCCTGCAGGCCAGTACTGGGATAGCTTGGTTAAAACATGTCTTCCCTGCAACATAATGTGTCAGCAACCACTGGTCGTTACCAGATGCACCGACTACTGTG TTACCTCAAAAAATGTCCTGGTTAGAGTTCCTTCACACCTCCCGAATCCCAGTGGGCTCTCGGTGGAAGACTCCAGCGTCCTGGTCTACTCCCTAATGGCCCTCTGCATGGGGCTGCTGCTGGCCAGCCTGTCTGTTGCCTTGGCCATTTTCCTGAGAAGAAGCAAAGCCAGAAGGAGCACCGACCAAGAGCGTGTCAACAAGGCGTGCCAGGGCGTCGCTGAGCGAGGACCTAGAG ATTGTGTCGCACGCCTTAGTGGAGCTGCAGATGGGACCAGACCTACTGAGACGTCTGTTTGTGTCCACTGCTTCCCCGATTTCACGGCAGTCGACGACGAGAGGCTTCACAGAGACCCTCTGACGCACGACGTCCTGAACCACACCCGAATTCAACACCAACGTCCTCTGTGGACTGCAGACAGGTCTCATACACCCACACTGGAGGTGCAGGGAGGGGCAATGGTGGGGTGA